The Desulfobacterales bacterium genome contains the following window.
TTCCCTGTTCCCTGTTCCCTGTTCCCTGTTCCCTGTTCCCTGTTCCCTGTTCCCTGTTCCCTGTTCCCTGTTCCCTGTTCCCTGACACCCGACCCCTGTTCCCTGTTCCCTGATCCCCGACCCCTGACCTAATGCGCCATTTTGGTAAGATCCCACATGGGCAGAAAAATCGCAAGTGCGAAAAACCCCACAACAAACGCCAGCCCCACCGTCAGAACCGGAGCGATGGCATCGGAGAGTTTCTTCATGGCATATTCCAGTTCAACGTCATAGTGTTCGGAAATTTCGCGCAGCATTTCATCCAGGCTGCCGGACTCTTCCCCGATGGCGATCATGTTGACAACGATGGGTGTAAAATACTTTGCGGACTTCAGCGGTTCAGCAATACCGCGACCTTGTTCAAGGCGTTCCGTGATTTGTTCGAATTCGCGGGCGATTGCTGCGTTGCCGATAGTTCCGGATAAAATTTTCATGGATTCCAGAACAGCCACCCCGCTGGACTGCAGGATGGCGAAAATGCTGGCAAAACGCGACATGGCGGCTTTTACAAACAAGCTTCCAAAAACCGGAATCCGCATCAGAAAAGCGTCCCGCACAAATTTGCCCTGTTCCGTCCGGAGATAATAGGTCAGCACAACGACGACTGCAACCACCACGCCGGCCAGTAAAAACCAGTAATCGGACAGTAGTTTATACATCAGCATGCATATCCGGGTCGGCAGGGGAAGGGCGATATTGGATCGGAGGAACAACCCCACAAATTTTGGGATGACAAACGTCAGGAGAACAAAAAAAGCAATACCCAGAAAACACACCACTATCATCGGGTATTGCAGGGCCGCCTTGATATCCGATTTGATCTTGTGTTCATGATCAACGATGTACAGCAGGCGGTCCAGAATATCCGGCAGAGCGCCGCTGGCTTCACCGGCCTGCACCATGCCGCAATACAACGGCGAGAATGCCCGGGGATGTTTACGGAAAGCATCGTACAGGCTGGCCCCCCCCTTGATATCGTTGGACATGTCTATGATGATTCTTTTAAGTACCGGATTTTCAGACTGGTTTTCCAAAACCTGCAGCAGTTTAATCATGGACACGCCGGCCCGCAGCATGGTCCGGAACTGTTTGGTAAAAAGGATCAGCTCCGCCGTCCGGATCGGGGTCAGGCTTTCCATGATCCGGGTCCACAGGAGTCCCCCCCCCGCCCCGCCCTGCTCGGCAACCGACACGGGGATGTAACCGCGGGCCGACAGGATGCTGTTCGCCATATCAATGGAATCGGCTTCTATCACATCGGAAAAAGTATTGCCGTTCTCATTGATGGCTTGAAATGTGTATTTTGGCATTTTTTCTTATCTTCAAAGACTGTCCGTTAAATGGTCTGACCCTCCAAACCTTCGCC
Protein-coding sequences here:
- a CDS encoding type II secretion system F family protein; translation: MPKYTFQAINENGNTFSDVIEADSIDMANSILSARGYIPVSVAEQGGAGGGLLWTRIMESLTPIRTAELILFTKQFRTMLRAGVSMIKLLQVLENQSENPVLKRIIIDMSNDIKGGASLYDAFRKHPRAFSPLYCGMVQAGEASGALPDILDRLLYIVDHEHKIKSDIKAALQYPMIVVCFLGIAFFVLLTFVIPKFVGLFLRSNIALPLPTRICMLMYKLLSDYWFLLAGVVVAVVVVLTYYLRTEQGKFVRDAFLMRIPVFGSLFVKAAMSRFASIFAILQSSGVAVLESMKILSGTIGNAAIAREFEQITERLEQGRGIAEPLKSAKYFTPIVVNMIAIGEESGSLDEMLREISEHYDVELEYAMKKLSDAIAPVLTVGLAFVVGFFALAIFLPMWDLTKMAH